Genomic segment of Streptomyces alboniger:
GACCCACACCGCGCCCCTGCGGGCGGCGGGCACCACGGACGACGGCAAGGCGAAGCTGCTGTCCGAGGCCGACGCCGAGTCCCTGAAGCGGAGCGCCGCTCCAGGCGCCGAGCCGATGGAGGCCGACCAGTGGGACCTGCGGGCGATCGGCGCCGACAAGGCGGCGAAGATCAACCCGGGCAGCAGGAAGGTCACCGTCGCCGTGATCGACACCGGCGTCGACGACACCCACCCGGACCTCGCACCGAACTTCTCGGCCGCGCAGTCCGCGAGCTGTGTCGGCGGCAAGGCGGACACCTCGGCCGGTGCCTGGCGCCCGGCGAACAAGGACCACTACCACGGCACGCACGTGGCGGGCGAGATAGGCGCGGCGCGCAACGGCGTCGGTGTCGCGGGTGTCGCGCCCGGCGTGAGGATAGCGGGCATCAAGGTCGCCGACCCGGTCGATGAGCTGTTCTACCCGGAGAACGTGGTCTGCGCCTTCGTGTTCGCCGCCGAGCACAGCGTCGAGATCACCAACAACAGCTACTACGTGGACCCGTGGCTGTTCAACTGCAAGGACGACCCGGACCAGAAGGCGATCCTCGACGCGGTCAACCGCGCCCAGCTGTACGCGCAGCGCAAGGGCATCCTCAACGTCGCCTCCGCGGGCAACTCCAACCACGACCTGGCCTCCGACGCGATCGTCGACAAGTCCAGCCCGGACGACTCCACTCCCGTCACCCGCACCATCGACCCGAGCGAGTGCCTCGACGTGCCGACCCAGCTGCCGGGCGTCGTCACCACGAGTGCGACGGGCGTCAAGAACCTCAAGTCGTCGTACTCCACCTACGGCAAGGGCGTCGTCGACGTCACGGCCCCGGGCGGCGACAAGTTCCAGCTGCCGGCCGACACCCCGTCGGAGAACGGCAACATCCTCTCGACGATGCCGAACGGCGAGTACGGCTGGCTGCGCGGTACGTCGATGGCCGCGCCGCACGCCGCGGGGGTCGCCGCGCTGCTGAAGTCCACGCACCCCAAGGCGGGCCCCGCCGAGTTGCAGCGCCTCCTCAAGGCGCAGGCCGACCGCATGGAGTGCCCGTCAGGACCGTATGACCCGGACGGCGACGGTGATGTCGACGCGGTCTGCGAG
This window contains:
- a CDS encoding S8 family peptidase, with the translated sequence MAHLRSGRRTALTVPLGIALAASVGFVPGAATAAPNEPPAPVAAAAEDAPVFAYVVNTRADHRTIAYVKRAIARAGGSVVVAHEKIGVIVAHSSNPEFGERIRDVRGVRSAGATHTAPLRAAGTTDDGKAKLLSEADAESLKRSAAPGAEPMEADQWDLRAIGADKAAKINPGSRKVTVAVIDTGVDDTHPDLAPNFSAAQSASCVGGKADTSAGAWRPANKDHYHGTHVAGEIGAARNGVGVAGVAPGVRIAGIKVADPVDELFYPENVVCAFVFAAEHSVEITNNSYYVDPWLFNCKDDPDQKAILDAVNRAQLYAQRKGILNVASAGNSNHDLASDAIVDKSSPDDSTPVTRTIDPSECLDVPTQLPGVVTTSATGVKNLKSSYSTYGKGVVDVTAPGGDKFQLPADTPSENGNILSTMPNGEYGWLRGTSMAAPHAAGVAALLKSTHPKAGPAELQRLLKAQADRMECPSGPYDPDGDGDVDAVCEDGGRGKNGFYGSGLVDALEAVKKK